Proteins encoded in a region of the Luteolibacter flavescens genome:
- a CDS encoding 7-carboxy-7-deazaguanine synthase QueE has protein sequence MRISEIFYSVQGEGTLTGVPSVFIRTSGCNLRCSWCDTPYASWNPEGRDWTTEEILREVAKHPAGHVVLTGGEPMVAGGIHDLAGTLRATGKHITIETAGTVAPAGIACDLASLSPKLRNSTPTEEKAGKAWAGRHEKTRFQPEVLASWVRDYDCQMKFVVSDPSDVVEIDQVIQQVGNGIPPWKIQLMPEGIDPGTLNSRRDWILGLCLKRGFRFCQRLHIELFGNTRGT, from the coding sequence ATGCGGATTTCCGAGATATTCTACTCCGTGCAAGGGGAGGGGACTCTGACCGGAGTGCCTTCGGTGTTCATCCGGACCTCGGGCTGCAATCTTCGCTGCTCTTGGTGCGACACTCCCTACGCGTCATGGAATCCCGAAGGTCGTGACTGGACCACGGAGGAGATCCTCAGGGAGGTCGCGAAGCACCCGGCAGGGCACGTTGTTCTCACCGGTGGAGAGCCGATGGTCGCCGGCGGAATTCACGACCTGGCCGGCACCCTGAGGGCCACAGGGAAGCACATCACCATCGAAACCGCCGGCACGGTCGCCCCCGCCGGCATCGCCTGCGACTTGGCATCACTCAGCCCCAAGCTCCGGAACTCGACCCCGACCGAAGAGAAGGCGGGCAAGGCGTGGGCAGGGCGGCACGAAAAGACGAGGTTCCAGCCCGAGGTGCTCGCGTCCTGGGTCCGCGATTACGACTGCCAGATGAAATTCGTGGTGTCCGATCCCTCAGACGTGGTCGAGATCGATCAGGTCATCCAGCAGGTCGGCAACGGGATCCCGCCGTGGAAGATCCAGTTGATGCCGGAGGGAATCGACCCCGGGACCCTGAACTCCCGTCGCGACTGGATCCTTGGCCTTTGCCTCAAGCGGGGATTCCGCTTTTGTCAGCGCCTCCATATCGAACTTTTCGGCAATACCCGCGGCACCTGA